CACTAAAATGAGTAGTAAACTCAGGTGAAGTTTATCTCCTTACTACATGTTCTCATTACAGAAGCATACTACTTGTATAATTTAACAATTTGtgttcatgaaaaaaaaaaccatacaataatgtaaataaTACTTACGTTTCTTGAGTAACAATTCACAATACTCATCATGGAACCATGGTACTTTACTTTCAGGACATTCAATGCGTAATGCCCTGTTTACCTGCATCAGTTTCATCCTGCACAGAGAAGCCTGGTATGGAGGCATTTCTGTAGAAAGAAATTCACAATCACGTTCATGTTTACTACATGGCACGAAGGAATgaatatatacacattattaGAATATGTACAATTTGGTTTAGTAAACTTGAACACCAAGCAGTCAAGGTGCTACTACAATGCTGTTGACAATGTTATACAGTACTACTGCTATGTGTTGCTGTGTGTAATCAACTCAGCTTGGTGTTCAGTTTTTTTCTATGTAGTTGTAGCAAATTCATAACCTAACCTTACTGGTTTCTGAGTTGTgcattacagaaataaatattTGCCTTTCTTTTTGATGTGCAAGTATTACATAAATTCTGCCAAATTTTTCATGTGcccaaataaatacatttatacaatttcaaatcaacAGTAGTGGAGAATTTTGGGTTGCTTTTGATATATCATATCGCATCATAAATTGAACCTTTACTATATTCATAAACCTAAAAATGAATATCCCCAATAAATGTGatgatactgtaaacatggaaatttttgcttaagacttattttcacttatttcgctggaaaactaaaatgcaaaaataagtagtgactaaaatggcTTCTTATtaatgaacacaatgtaccagtgtcgtaattagtaaaaattagtctttgcgAACTAGCTGAAAACTCTTAAAATTGCAAACTTTTCTATCAGCGAAAATATCTGGTTAGTATTCAGTCACATTATGTTTCTCTGAGTCTTACCTTTCAAAACATCATCTAGTTTTGCCAAGAAGTCCAGGCTAAACACCTGCTCTGTGACTTTAGCTGAGAACTTCTGTTGCAGTGCCATGGCGTGGGCTATTTTGATGAGAAAGTGAGGGTCATATCTATCTAGGGAAGATTCAACCCTTTCCTTACACGTCCTTAGAAAGCGTTCTGAAGATGGTGGCTGATAGTTAAGATTAGCAAACACTAGCAGTAAACTCTTGATGTTTAGGAAGTTGATTTTATGTGGGTATTTGATCACGACTTTTGCAATTGTGTCGAGAAGTGGTTTGTGTAGATATCGTGCTCGCAGTAAAATGACAGTGCAGTCAACGGCAGCTTGTGGGTTCACTTTATGCAGCATTTTGTTGTAGTGCTGCATCAGTTCATCAATAAGACCTAAATCGGGACCTTCAGCAACTACTGTCTGCATGAAATCATTGAACAGGTGAATACTTCTGATATCGTCAAGTTTCTTCACAACATTTCGGCTCAATTCTTGTAGAACGCCCGTGTACTCGGAATGATATGCAGACACAAGTTCGTCATCTTGTAATATCTCCTTGACTGTTGACGAAAGTCTGTTCAATTCTACGACATTAAAATGATGCATGGAATTGCTGACTTTCGACAAAATGGTGGTGTTCGGTAAGGGAACTTCCAACTCCACAAGTACCATTAAGAGATGACTCACATTGTGGGGGTCGAGGCAGTTTTTCAGCTCTTTACTCAATTTTTCTCCGAGTAATTTGTACACCTTGCTATCCTTAAAGTTGAACTGCGTCAATGTCTTTGCGATTCGTATACATTGATTAGATGATGCACTGTCAATGAGGCCAGGTTCCTTCAAAAACCTGGCCACGCTCTTCAAAATGTTACTCGATCGGTAATTCATGTGTCGGAGTCCATTACAGATTCTGACAACATCATCGATGGACATTTGTGGTATCATGCCCAAAGATGCGTCTTCTAGTTGAAGTTTCAGATCGGAGGATGCGTCTGACGCCAAGGCTTCAAATATGCCTGCAAATACAGTTGGATTATCAGTTTTGCTATAGACAGCagtcaatcgatcgatcaaacGTTTCTTGAATTGTTCATGCTCAAAACCGAGTAATGCGAGATATCTATGAACAATACAAAGTTCAAGGGGTTCAATGTCATCGATCTTGTCCAATAACAGTGAGGTACACTTTTCTAGCAATGGTTTGTGGCAGAACTTCACAAAAGTCAGCGCTCTAAGAATCCGTCTAATATCTCGCGATGAAGGAACATCAGAGGAACACAACTCCATGGCTTTGTTGGCAAGTTTGATTTGAGATTGTGATGAGCTAAGTCTGATGCATAAGTTGATGAAGTTTGAAAATTCCCTAACATTGGTGATCTGGTCAAGTTTTTCATGTACAGAGCCAGTCAGTTGACCCATTATCGGACTAGTGTGGAGACCCatatcagacagacagactccaAATCTGGAGAGTTCTGAGAAGTCAAGCTCACTAAATCTTCGCTGGCCTTCTATAACAAGTTGCTGCACAGTTCTACAAGAAGGGTCCATTTGAAGGCGTAGTACAGCATACAAAGTTTTGATCAAAGACTGACTATCGAACTCATGAAAGTTTTTCTCAATAGTCTCACATAGATGGCTGAACTCAGGATGTTCAACAATTGCACTGAATTCCCTACTGTCGTCAGGTTTTTGTTTCTGTAACTCCCACAAACTGTCAATAGCTGCAAACACCTGTACATTTGTCAAGGACAGTTTGTTTTCTGTGAGTACATCAAAGATGGCCTCCTCATTTTGAGCCTTCAATATCTTGTCCGTTATTGGGTCTGGTTCCGTAACAGTAACCGATTCATTTGTTCCAATATCGCATGTAAATTTTGAGTTCTCGTGCTTGACATTATTAAGGGTTGTCAATGGTTGACTCCGAGCTGCCTGGGTACTAAGTGCCCAAAGACAGGGTTTTATGTTTGTGGCCAGGTGTGTGGGGACACTGAGCTGTCTTCCCAGTAAAACCTGAATTCTTTGAAGTAAGATTCTTGTACCCATCGTAGAAGGttaaaaggttaaaggttagaGGTGATGAGACATGTGACCTGACTTCTGGCGATTCAGTGAAGAAGTTACTCAAGATTATACAGTGAAGCAATCAATCTTTGAGTATGTATGATAACAATAAAGCTACTCAATGTTGATGATTTCGAGGCACTGTCATCAAGTTGCAATCTTCACATCTTACACCATGCGTAAAAAATACTGGGATTCTGGAATatataaggcaaaaaaaaaaaaaaaaaaaaaaaaacccatcaaAATTTCACTcattacacaaatacatgtagtcataAGTATATAATATCAGTACCAATATCTAAATGGGAGACATGTAGTTTCATCTAGGTTTTCAACTATATCAacactttgtacaatgtacatgctgCTGTAATTTACTGTGCATAGTTCCATATCACAGAGAATGAAGGGACAACTGCCAAAGAAGTCATGTAATCATTCTGGACAGTCTGCAAGCAGTCGACCACTCAAAACTGCACACAGTATGTGAACTAATGCTTACCAGATATGTCTATATCACAAAATAAGAACAGTTTCTACATGAGCAGGACTTCAAGTATATAAAGGAACACTGTGTATATAACAGTATATCACGAGCAAGCAGCGGTGTGGCGAAGGCTTACCAACAATTCTAACATAATTTATAGCGTTCACTTCGGGATGACgtaatatcattacaattgttaTGGAACTCGGGTTATGAAAGTTGACTCGAGGTCACAGCATGACTGAGATTGTGTAAACGTAACGGGTCTAGAAAAATCCTTTTAACGTTACGATCTAAAGAAGTAAACAGACATCTTTGTGCTTTCCCATCGAAAGCTTAAAATATCGTCCGTTCATACATAACTGATGGGCAAATTGTACCTCATTCACAGATCTCGAGGCACATAATAATCGCCACCGTGGTGGTAATGACGACATCGACGGGTACACGTGAATGCTAAACATCGCTGATTCGGTAACACAAATAAACAAGCTTAAAGTTATAAATGAACAGATTATAACGTTACTGGCAAATGTGGATGGTACGTCCCATTTAAGAAATGTTTAAAAACGCTTGCAACTTACCACAACACCGTCACATGTGTGTATTTCTTACGCAAGTCGCCATTACATTGACACAAGCTACTCGAGGTCACCTGTGATGGCGCTGTCCCTAACAGGACACTTTGCTTCACATAACCAGTACGTGGTGCGGTGTTGATTTCATAAGTGTGGGATATTGTAGGGGAATGTTAATTTACAGCAATATCAAGTGGAATATATAGTTGATCACTATGGACGAATCAATGCGTtccttattttaaaaaatagcgCCATGGCATTGTAGTGTTATGTATTTTACATACACTATAAATTCATATAAATGTAACTGTTGGTATAGCTGCtttattgtcaatttttataagtttatccatagaccctacactagggtgtagggtctatggtttatccACTTACCTAAGGGTTAAACCGTTTTgattggagggggggggggggggctggaggaAATGGACCCAACAACATTCAATCACCATGACAGCAAATTTTTTGGGAGCAAGTACTAGAGagcaattttttattttttattttttttgccaaTTATGGGgtacagaaaattaaaaaaatataaatatatgctttaaatttgacttttttatttttgaaattgaatttcctcaTCACAGCTAGGAGACGTACATAATGAATGTAgtagcttatttcaaaagtaagcTTTAATATTCCAAAAGTGGCTATAAGTAAAATTGGAAAGTAGGCAGTAAAAGTTGAATAGAGACTTGACTATATCTGAGTCTACATACATCATGGTTCTAGTGAATGATATTGCCAAGCACACAGACTTGTCTAGGTATTCCTACCTCTCTCAAATTCGACCCCTACCATACAAGACATGGCAGATGCAGTTATATGCACAGCAACATATGTGAGATGTATTTGAAATTACCACCAACAGCTCTGCTAAATCTAAGTGGATCTTggatgcatacatatacatggcaGCTAATTATGTGACTCAAATTAGGAGGTTTGGCTTATTACAAGTGTCTAagtcaatacatgtatgagATCCATACGCTCACTACTgtgagggtgggggggggggtgctctTCTACACGACCACCCAGACGAGAGTGGAAACCAAGTTCCAACTTATCCTGCGCGGCAAATAACAaggtacatttcttccaagtcataacAAATGGGCTTACAACTTAATCAAGATGTATCAGTTGCTTCAGAAGTGATAACCTGTTGGGAAAGGTATCTAAACCGTGTTCAGCCTGCAATATTGGacatgaagtattccccagcatgcactatTCTAGCAGCTAGTTCCTGCATGGGTGAGTTGAGATTCGGGTTCCCTAGACTCTCACTTGGGGAGGTCTTGTAtgcagagcccccagtggtgagagtctgggtaatcgaGACTACTTAGACTTTGATTAGTCAATATAAGATTCATATTCCTGTGCTTCTAAATGCgcttggcttggcttggcttggctttggagagtttcttgagatagtaacaccaagacattAGTCTCTGGGCTACTTTTAAGATTTTCTAGAACACAAGCATGACCTCACTTTGGTGATCTTGATGGAGTAAAGaataaccacacacacacacagacaaaaacacAGTTTCAACAATTAAtggtattattttatttatgttgaAAGATTCACTCTGCTGTGAGGTGTATATTCAACACTTAATTTTGATTCATAAACGTGTTCCATGATTTCTTTTTATGAAACTTTTTAGTTGCTGGAAATACAAGAAATGGTGAAATGTACGATTAAAAATAACAGTTTGACGTGACAGTGAAAACGTCTGTATGGCTCCAGCGTTCTCActacaatataacaatataacCGTATCGTTTATAAACTGCACTGCTAAAAATACACATGCCTGTGACAGGATTGATCTGTCACAGTCATGCAGCAGGCCTGCCACAGGCCTAAAGGAACTGGCTTGCCACAAACATGTCCCAGCAGACCTGTCACAGCCCTGATGGAAATGGCATGCCACAGTGATGCCCCTGTGGCCTACCACAGGTCTGAATCCTGTTTGTCATTCCTGTAACAGGGCTGCCACAGCCCTGTTTCAAACCTGATAACTTTTAACTGAGTTGAGTGGAATTCTAAGGATTCATGCCTTTTCAAATATTCAGGTCAGACATCTGAATCTGTGTCAATTATTTTTCAGATAAAGAGAGTGAATGATGAGAAATTCCTGTCAATTAAAAATCACAATAATTTGTCACcatgatgtatatacaatgtgCAACAACGATGGCCAGAAGTTGGGAGCAATTCAGAACTGTGATCGACATGTCACATTCTAAACAATATGATGATTTTGATGGATTATTCCGATGGACTATAATTGATATTTTCAcgtttttctatcaaattttgatttcaGGTATTCCACTTTCTGGTTCTTGGTGTGTAAATTGGCCCACTCTCTTACAGGaatctgtaaacaaacaaacaaaaaatgttgttcaagCCATCTGTTGTTAAATGTAAAGTTGTGTTAAATTCAACATACTTCGTCGAATTAACCCAtagacttttcatgcaaaagactccctaggccaaggacttttcatgcaaaagactccctaggttAAGGACTTTTCCACTACAGAGTAGGATCTTGCCTACTCTACAGTTATCAATTTTCACTTGAAaggaataataaaacatataaCCGATCCTCTTTTTTCCTTATCCACACATTCCATATATATTGTccctcatgaatattaatgtaataCCCAGGTATGAGGTGAAGAGGTGAAAGTTgggcttatgcaaatgagtaaacttgtCCGCATATATGCAGATGCAgcctgggaacctggaagggactgtctgcatatatagACATGATGTTGTAAGGGTCAAATATGAAAGTTCTTCTGTGAACTTGACCTTACTGTATATCTACTCAAGAGACATACATATTTTGGATACTAATTGAACATCCAGGTTTACAAAACTATTCATCAAAACAAGTGCATACTattcttttaaaatcaaatgaatattgATATACTAGGGTGTATAAATGGAAATCATATTTCTCTACAATGGCTATGATAGTTGATGCCAATGAATAAAACAAGATAAAATCAGGCAAATACACACGCACGCAagtacgcacgcacacacgcacacacacactcacacacacacacacacacacacacacacacacacacacacacacacaatatttgttttcaataacatgacttcaaaaaatagggtaggtaggtcagagttttatttatttattttttttcaatttgttgttgttgtgaaatTGCATCATCCCATGGACAAGATACTCATTGTTCACAAAAAtatttctgtgatagtttgatgaggtgtaaaagaaataaatacagACAATTATCTGtgagtaaacaaacacaatatacagactgtattgtatgaattcaactgacatttttgaaagactCGAGTTCTCTGGAATGACCATTCAAAGATACTTTGACAAGAAAATTTACACAGAAATATAACTAAATTTTCACCTTTTaacaaaaatttatttttttagggTCAACTGCTTTAAACTAGGGTCACTCGGGTTActgaaaacacacattttttttatttggctcACTATGTGGTCTTtattttcacaatatcaaaGTTCTGAAAAAAGTTGCACTGAACAGATTTTCAGTAGATTTCACTTCCTCTCTTATATACATGCAGTATTTGAATAGTGTTCAGTTTGTGGATGATTTCAGATTGAGACTggttacatttacatgtacattatttttttacaaacattGAAAACCTACCCAAATTACATCGTATCCCAGCTTCTTTAACTGTCTCTCCTTGGCAACATGGTGTCCTAGCAACCACATGCTGTCTGTGTCCTCAAGTGTATTAATGGCATAGAATGAGTCTGGAGCCAGAAGTATAGCCCATCTGTCgaaataaaataagttttttttactaagcaacacaacattttaaaatttccaTGAGGTAGTGAGCAGTTACGTAAGTTGACCAAcgactggatctttcagacttGTACAATGACATTCACATGACCAGCGTGCAAGCAATAGAcacaactttgattttcaagataaacccAATtcataagacccctgtatataaacaattacactcttttgGAAAGTAAAACACACAACACCAATATCTAGACTGACTGTTACTAAGCACACTGTTTTTATAGACAATGTTGCAATtgttgggttgtcggtggctgagcggttagctcgtacgtctcttacctctgcagtcagggttcgaacccgcaaggtgttggctgggtttgattaaaaatataaccatgtctgcatgtattaaagaagggtgatgctcagtttgaccctgccgaacaacgcaggttttccccaggtactctggtttcctcctgcttcttctacactagggcgctgctcttgtgGCAACCATTGAACAAAATTTACGAATTTATTTTGAGgaataaagtttattatattatatatatttatatattacaatggattgaaccttagactgaaactgaacacaagacatctatttcacaacctcctgttatcagataccacacttggcattgattgtttgaattgaactttccaCAGAGtcagtgtaattgtttatttccaGGGGTCTTATTAATTgagtttattttgaaaatcaaaattgtgtctattcctttcatacatgtatagtcaagtGAATTTCTTTGTATAAGGGCAAGAGTTACTAGTACCATTAGAAATTATATGACCTTTCACCTCATTTCCTGTTGTGAGAACCAACTCCCAGGAATGAAAGGATTAAATGACAGAAGGGTTGAACAAGGGAAGAGATTATGTTACATACTAAATCTGCTGATTCATTCTGGTTTTGACAACGCCTAATACATAATGATAAAATCAGGACTGTACTATCCCATGTTTAAAGTAGTCtcgttcctatacagtatcattaccatttacacctccactcacagtctcgttcctatacagtatcgttaccatttacacctccactcagtctagttcctatacagtatcattacgatttacacctccactcagtctagttcctatacagtattgttactatttacacctccactcagtctagttcctatacagtatcattaccatttacacctccactcactagttcctatacagtatcgttaccatttacaccctcactcacatacacatgtagtctagttcctatacagcatcattaccatttacacctccactcacagtctagttcctatacagtatcattaccatttacacctccactcacagtctagttcctatacagtatcattaccatttacacctccactcacatagtctagttcctatacagtatcattaccatttacacctccactcacatagtctagttactatacagtatcattaccatttacacctccactcacatagtctagttactatacagtatcattaccatttacatctccactcacatagtctacttcctatacagtatcgttaccatttacacctccactcacagtctagttcctatatggtatcattaccatttacatctccactcacatagtctacttcctatacagtatcattaccatttacacctccactcacagtctagttcctatacagcatcattaccatttacacctccactcacagtctagttcctatacagtatcattaccatttacacctccactcacagtctagttcctatacagtatcgttaccatttacaccaccactcacagttagagaccacattggcatccagactatcatAAAGTAGCAATAGGCTGAGCTTACAAGCATTTATCTTGGGTGAAAATAAAACCTTGTGATTAAACTGTTTGCATCATATTGATATTGGTGTATGCCTTCAATGGAAGTTCTGGTATTCTGGTATTATTGCTGAATTTTGGTATAGAGGGGTTTCCATGACATCTTAGTGtatggagggggtggggggggggagaagagAGATATACtaaatgatatcattaaattgTTGGTGTGAGAAAGCCTGAATATGAGGCTTGAGTTCTAATCTTTTAGCAATTGATGTTCCAGTGCGCTTCACTGTGGAATATTACTGGTATGCCTTCACATATGCAGCAACTATTACCCCcgccccccctccccacccaaCATATCACCTCAGGTTATGGCTCTTGAACTACATGCCCAAGTGAACACAATGTTTTAGGGATTTGAAATAACACAATTTTGAAACTACTTTCACACTTATTTTTTGTTTCCTTGACTAAACCATAATCTAAGCGATAAGAAAATactagttaccatggtaacacattttCAAATGAGAAGTTAATATTTACTGAAATTGTAAAAAGTCAAGAAATTGCGAAAAGTTacataaaatcaagaaattggcaatatcgTTGTTCTGGGATGCATACGTCGTTAGCATCACATAACTTTCCAAGATTCAAGTTTAAAAGGAAACAAAAAATTCTTCAAGTTTATCATACCTGTTGACAAACTCATCACTGCCAGGCACTGTTTGTTGTGTCTTCATTACTCTACAgtctgaaaacaaaatcaaagtGTCAATATTATGTCAGTAGAGGGCGCTGAAGCAACACACGTCACATTGTACCAATGGAACTTTTTAATCCCCGTTCTCTCATGTTTTTGCCATTGTTTCTTAGAAGTTACACATTGAGAATGATATgtatgtcatcagtgatcaAAATATTTGGTTTAAAAATTCCTTATTTCCTTCAAGTTGGGGTGGATTTTCTTTATGAAATCATTGTAGAATCTTTAGGTATAGGGGAAATgccaatagacctgttgccggttccaagatgcattgcaaatctctccatacaatgccatgtattctgtacacaCAGAGGGGTTTGCAtgtgctactcagggggatggttgtctcATGATGGTACCTCGTGTTTACCCGTAAAATCCCACTCTGTCATCAATGGCGTTCAGtttttgttctataaaatcacccatacttaaagaggtcaacatgtcttaccatcatttcctgatgaaaatgttatttcaaatgtaattaagactaaatctaacaatATAAGCGATATAAGAGTGATTGCCTTTAATTCCCCATCCCAGAAcgacaaaatcaaaacaaaaaggACCATACATGAAAGTCCTATATCCATACAGTACTTGATATTCCACAAGTTATTCATGCAACTGCTGTGACCTGCAGTTTCAAGCACATCTTCATAGTCTCTCAGGTCAAATACTGTATTCAGACACCATCATACCTCCTACCTCTACTAtccaaaatgtgtaaaaatgacAGGTAATGTCTGCTTTCTAGCTCCCATTCTTTGAAAAACTATAAACTTACACTGATTAAAGGTGTCAGTTTTTACAATTACATGAGTATGGGCTCTTCTTAGATTGTGTAAGACATGTCATACTGTTCaaccctatcaggcttctaaaccagcAGCTCCATCTAGGATGTCCTGCCTCAGGCAGTACCAAGgtctacctgaggtaggattggTTTGTGTCTACATATAAGAAGGTTACAGTGTAGATGTCATGCTATCCCTCCTGGCCCCCCATCCTGACTCGCTCCTGAAAAATTTCCTTGTAATGTAATGAAACTTAGTTTCATGTTATTTTGACACacacttcaattttttttattttatgcaaatggcAACCAAAACATCATAATAGTCGACTGAATAAAGTAAGAAGAAAACAGCAAATCTGTTATCTTTCAGTACTACAACATGGAGTCAGGAGGCTTCCAGGACAGAACACATCCACAAAGCACACAGGatgaagtcaggagggtttcatgAACCTCTCAGTGGTGTCGTAAGTTGGGATAGTTTCAGGACTGCTTTAGGACGTGTTTTCGTCTAcatgtagactgtcgacagtcgctcacgcctttttttcctatgttttatctaaacttaagtcagACCT
This window of the Glandiceps talaboti chromosome 16, keGlaTala1.1, whole genome shotgun sequence genome carries:
- the LOC144447443 gene encoding FAST kinase domain-containing protein 1, mitochondrial-like yields the protein MGTRILLQRIQVLLGRQLSVPTHLATNIKPCLWALSTQAARSQPLTTLNNVKHENSKFTCDIGTNESVTVTEPDPITDKILKAQNEEAIFDVLTENKLSLTNVQVFAAIDSLWELQKQKPDDSREFSAIVEHPEFSHLCETIEKNFHEFDSQSLIKTLYAVLRLQMDPSCRTVQQLVIEGQRRFSELDFSELSRFGVCLSDMGLHTSPIMGQLTGSVHEKLDQITNVREFSNFINLCIRLSSSQSQIKLANKAMELCSSDVPSSRDIRRILRALTFVKFCHKPLLEKCTSLLLDKIDDIEPLELCIVHRYLALLGFEHEQFKKRLIDRLTAVYSKTDNPTVFAGIFEALASDASSDLKLQLEDASLGMIPQMSIDDVVRICNGLRHMNYRSSNILKSVARFLKEPGLIDSASSNQCIRIAKTLTQFNFKDSKVYKLLGEKLSKELKNCLDPHNVSHLLMVLVELEVPLPNTTILSKVSNSMHHFNVVELNRLSSTVKEILQDDELVSAYHSEYTGVLQELSRNVVKKLDDIRSIHLFNDFMQTVVAEGPDLGLIDELMQHYNKMLHKVNPQAAVDCTVILLRARYLHKPLLDTIAKVVIKYPHKINFLNIKSLLLVFANLNYQPPSSERFLRTCKERVESSLDRYDPHFLIKIAHAMALQQKFSAKVTEQVFSLDFLAKLDDVLKEMPPYQASLCRMKLMQVNRALRIECPESKVPWFHDEYCELLLKKRSHTMLPNVLKDIQGVLSEVVGGAAYMRSWVVTPYYYNLDFECVLDANKTPLVCADYGSVLNKSSTMSTKVLADLMQWGSHKKELPPGAQRIAIDFLTPRHLCTNSRHPLGQVEMKKRHLEIMGYRYVMIPHYEWFSMRLSTREDFKNYLREKIFGKTYTGPDESKEPAAVYKILSSLTR